One Bremerella sp. JC817 genomic window carries:
- a CDS encoding type II secretion system protein codes for MRRLKFQHRDRRHGMTIIELLVVLGIFAILLGIAATAVKNGTKGKKQREAARQVNSFIAAAQARAVQLNRPVGIEIRRNANDTNDDGVITPGTDSGVSNAGLIMYQIETPPPYAGDNLASTVNVAVAAGTVTLTDSALNFGAASVLMDVGDSVEVRLNYRGPRYNATVTSLSPLTLEFGVPAYDNTVFAGTAPLQIYFRPVRSSVTPLQLPTDMCIDFSCSGMGSTGNEFANWSVYNALNSAANPIDGDEAVKFTFSPRGTIHRVYPDGDTEIYPSGNIHLLVGKYEYAVNATEVMGTNGLNDVTSFPTGTPVPYDAYLTSTDTPTNLADGTAMWVSINYRTGQVTTTRNQYITSPSTYGFTTSAGSAARNAEILSITREFASSVLTIQGEGNE; via the coding sequence ATGCGAAGGCTTAAGTTCCAACATCGCGATCGTCGTCACGGCATGACCATCATTGAATTGTTGGTGGTGCTGGGGATCTTTGCGATCTTGCTCGGAATCGCGGCGACCGCCGTGAAGAATGGCACCAAGGGAAAGAAGCAGCGTGAAGCGGCTCGCCAGGTGAATTCGTTCATCGCCGCCGCCCAGGCCCGAGCCGTACAACTCAACCGTCCTGTTGGCATCGAGATCCGCCGCAATGCGAACGACACCAATGACGATGGCGTGATCACCCCTGGTACCGACAGCGGTGTCAGCAACGCTGGTCTGATCATGTACCAGATCGAAACGCCGCCACCTTATGCGGGTGACAACCTCGCCTCGACCGTCAACGTCGCTGTAGCCGCTGGTACGGTGACCCTTACCGATTCGGCGTTGAACTTTGGTGCCGCCTCGGTGCTGATGGACGTGGGTGACTCCGTGGAAGTTCGCTTGAACTATCGCGGTCCACGTTACAACGCCACCGTGACGTCCCTCAGCCCGCTGACGCTCGAGTTCGGCGTGCCTGCTTACGACAACACCGTGTTCGCAGGCACCGCTCCGCTGCAGATTTATTTCCGCCCGGTTCGCAGCAGTGTCACGCCGCTGCAATTGCCAACGGACATGTGCATCGACTTCTCTTGCAGTGGCATGGGAAGCACCGGCAACGAGTTCGCCAACTGGTCGGTTTACAACGCGCTCAACAGTGCGGCCAATCCGATCGACGGCGATGAAGCGGTGAAGTTCACCTTCAGTCCACGCGGAACCATTCATCGTGTGTATCCCGACGGCGATACCGAGATTTACCCCAGCGGCAACATCCACTTGCTGGTCGGCAAGTACGAATACGCTGTCAACGCCACTGAAGTCATGGGCACCAACGGGCTGAACGATGTGACGTCGTTCCCCACCGGTACCCCGGTGCCTTACGACGCGTACCTCACGTCGACCGACACCCCGACCAATCTGGCCGATGGTACAGCCATGTGGGTTTCGATCAACTACCGAACGGGCCAGGTCACGACGACACGTAATCAGTACATCACCAGTCCGTCCACCTACGGATTCACGACCAGCGCGGGCAGCGCGGCGAGAAACGCGGAGATCCTTTCGATCACGCGGGAATTCGCCTCGAGCGTGTTGACCATCCAAGGGGAAGGAAACGAGTAA
- a CDS encoding type II secretion system protein has protein sequence MTSRHRACHRGFTLVELLVVITIIGILAGLALIGLPGVIRSVQSAAMHAELVQIGTAIEEFQKERGSYPPDGNTVVTAGAGARAAAFNSFLNKRFQQRNGGADNPNSTAQARTRLMALGTSQGIVNPSPTAGTPYQLEDIDPSEAWVLMMMGFSPDVELPLTGDGDRQRRFEFDTTRLVDDDGDGWWSYKAKYSNSPVVYFNSNTYVNGAGSVASFTDPSGLVQGQARPYGRVNSAGAFEWVAPNKFQLIMAGIDDDFGSYGGVTEMKIYSSGIADSTAAPTSVDYTPADFDNITDFSQGATLDADTEL, from the coding sequence ATGACATCCCGACATCGCGCATGCCATCGTGGCTTTACCCTCGTCGAATTACTGGTGGTGATCACCATTATCGGAATTCTGGCGGGCCTGGCTCTGATCGGCTTGCCGGGCGTAATCCGAAGCGTGCAGTCCGCGGCCATGCATGCCGAACTCGTCCAGATCGGCACAGCCATCGAAGAGTTTCAGAAGGAACGTGGCTCTTACCCTCCCGACGGCAACACCGTTGTTACCGCAGGGGCCGGTGCTCGAGCCGCTGCGTTTAACAGCTTTCTGAACAAGCGATTTCAACAACGTAATGGTGGAGCAGACAATCCGAACTCCACGGCCCAAGCTCGTACTCGCCTGATGGCACTGGGTACCAGCCAAGGCATCGTGAATCCGAGCCCAACGGCGGGAACTCCTTATCAGTTGGAAGACATCGATCCTTCGGAAGCTTGGGTCTTGATGATGATGGGCTTCAGCCCGGACGTTGAACTGCCACTCACTGGCGATGGCGATCGTCAGCGTCGCTTCGAATTCGATACCACGCGACTGGTCGACGACGACGGCGATGGCTGGTGGTCTTACAAAGCCAAGTACAGCAACTCCCCTGTCGTTTACTTTAATTCCAATACCTACGTCAATGGGGCCGGTAGCGTAGCCTCTTTCACCGATCCTTCCGGTCTCGTGCAAGGTCAGGCTCGTCCTTACGGTCGTGTGAACTCGGCAGGTGCCTTTGAATGGGTCGCCCCGAACAAGTTCCAGCTGATCATGGCTGGCATCGACGACGACTTCGGCAGCTACGGCGGCGTGACGGAAATGAAGATCTATTCGTCCGGCATCGCCGATTCCACGGCTGCTCCGACCTCGGTCGATTACACCCCGGCCGACTTCGACAACATTACCGACTTCAGCCAGGGTGCCACCCTCGACGCCGACACCGAACTGTAA
- a CDS encoding DUF3488 and transglutaminase-like domain-containing protein: MKVERLLQISVALLAALGSLFLAFGQGSNSALPLLATLGAFMSVYLTDIKGWITLNRNLANFAALIAVVFSFFDFWDNDDSKLIAIAKLLIYLQVVLLFQPKTTRVYWHLAVLSLLQVVVAAALDFGVTFGLMLIPYMFTALTTLCLFFVYRETLRVDPELRAAHDAVENRPLFSFLAKKQPETNDSTEVSVPTISLSGQLPGNLAAVFSSGKMFVQVLKLGVFTLISTVVLFYCFPRFDQNQFGQGLNGEFGAQTGFKDQISLNDMGNILQSDRFVMRVRLTDLSTETVIDTEYEPYFRGTSLSTYFPNSKTWIVGNLKSYRVSEIKSPPNKTNLVRQLIATNQSIHFDRTNEGVLLFSIYPAYKSRATASDLVDNQTLGIVSMATDAQAQVRQPDQYELLVPWNPFGADGDLMPNRHPLNDRDFRHYLDHDLTQVPLDKEFADTLFHGLTKVANELVADIPGNGNEEPTRLAIAQRLERHFVMDGNYTYSLSVPLHMKNTRLDPIEDFVVNHRTGHCEFFASALAIMLRSQGIPARVVVGYKGGEFNSIGGYYAVKQKHAHAWVECFMPPDQLPIGVDRSEYPQGAWMRLDPTPASRPSPNRKDSGTIIDKFLDWFDYVELAWRDYVVGMNSERQEKDIYKPLTDNLVKPLEGWVSREEWVKFFRVKLAAMGIHLSDEWFNGFASIFTMLALLMVVVLFEVARNMLRRLWPILKRLFYRWFPSKSHRAGFYFKAEKMLSNAGWQRRDSETPREYINQVIADCKSRDVGADMMPALTQLIDWYYQIRFGGKTLAPAQQEAIGDHLHAIEVQTIALRRAKKPKR, encoded by the coding sequence GTGAAAGTCGAACGACTTCTCCAAATCAGCGTAGCCCTGCTGGCGGCGCTCGGTTCGCTTTTTTTGGCCTTCGGGCAAGGTAGTAACTCTGCGTTGCCACTGCTTGCCACGTTGGGGGCGTTTATGTCGGTCTATCTGACTGACATCAAAGGGTGGATTACTCTCAATCGAAACCTGGCGAACTTCGCCGCCTTGATCGCGGTCGTGTTCTCGTTCTTCGACTTCTGGGACAACGACGACTCGAAGCTCATTGCCATCGCCAAGCTGTTGATCTACTTGCAGGTCGTGCTGCTGTTCCAACCGAAAACGACCCGCGTTTACTGGCATTTGGCCGTGTTAAGTCTGTTGCAGGTGGTGGTGGCAGCGGCGCTCGATTTCGGGGTGACGTTCGGGCTGATGCTCATCCCGTACATGTTCACCGCGCTGACGACCTTGTGTCTGTTCTTCGTCTATCGCGAAACGTTGCGAGTCGATCCCGAACTTCGGGCCGCCCACGATGCCGTCGAGAATCGGCCGTTGTTCTCGTTTCTTGCAAAGAAACAACCTGAAACGAACGATTCGACCGAGGTCTCGGTGCCGACGATTTCGCTTTCCGGGCAATTACCAGGCAACCTCGCAGCCGTGTTTTCCAGCGGCAAGATGTTTGTCCAGGTTTTGAAACTGGGGGTTTTCACGCTGATTTCGACCGTTGTGCTGTTCTATTGCTTCCCGCGATTCGATCAAAATCAGTTTGGTCAGGGATTGAATGGCGAGTTTGGTGCTCAGACTGGCTTCAAAGACCAGATTTCGTTGAACGACATGGGGAACATCCTCCAAAGCGATCGCTTTGTGATGCGCGTCCGTTTGACCGACTTGTCGACTGAAACAGTGATCGACACCGAGTACGAACCTTACTTCCGCGGAACGTCGCTCAGCACCTACTTTCCCAACAGCAAGACCTGGATCGTTGGCAACCTGAAGTCGTATCGCGTTAGCGAAATCAAATCGCCGCCAAACAAAACCAATCTGGTCCGGCAGCTGATCGCCACGAATCAGTCGATCCATTTCGATCGCACCAACGAGGGTGTGCTGCTGTTCAGTATTTATCCCGCCTACAAATCACGGGCAACTGCCAGCGACCTGGTCGATAACCAGACGCTCGGAATCGTCTCGATGGCGACCGATGCCCAGGCCCAGGTTCGTCAACCAGATCAGTACGAACTTCTGGTTCCCTGGAATCCGTTTGGCGCCGACGGCGACTTGATGCCCAACCGTCATCCGCTGAATGATCGGGACTTTCGCCATTACCTCGATCACGATCTGACCCAGGTTCCCCTCGATAAAGAGTTTGCCGACACATTGTTTCATGGGCTGACGAAGGTCGCCAATGAACTGGTCGCTGACATTCCTGGCAACGGCAACGAAGAGCCCACCCGGCTGGCGATCGCTCAGCGTCTGGAACGCCACTTCGTGATGGATGGCAATTACACGTATTCTCTGAGTGTGCCGCTGCATATGAAGAATACGCGGCTCGATCCGATTGAAGACTTCGTGGTGAATCACCGTACCGGCCACTGCGAGTTTTTCGCGAGTGCCCTGGCGATTATGCTTCGCAGCCAAGGAATCCCTGCTCGGGTCGTGGTTGGTTACAAGGGGGGCGAATTCAATTCGATCGGCGGTTATTACGCCGTGAAGCAAAAGCACGCCCACGCTTGGGTCGAATGCTTCATGCCGCCCGATCAACTGCCCATTGGCGTCGATCGCTCTGAGTACCCTCAGGGTGCCTGGATGCGACTCGATCCGACTCCTGCGTCTCGTCCTTCGCCCAATCGTAAAGATAGCGGAACCATCATCGACAAGTTTCTCGACTGGTTCGACTACGTAGAACTCGCCTGGCGTGACTATGTGGTGGGTATGAACAGCGAACGGCAGGAAAAGGACATCTACAAGCCGCTGACCGATAACCTGGTCAAGCCGCTCGAAGGCTGGGTGAGCCGCGAGGAATGGGTGAAGTTCTTCCGTGTAAAGCTCGCCGCCATGGGGATTCACCTCAGCGACGAGTGGTTCAACGGTTTCGCCTCGATCTTTACGATGCTGGCCTTGTTGATGGTGGTCGTGCTTTTTGAAGTGGCCCGCAACATGCTGCGTCGCCTGTGGCCGATCCTCAAGCGATTGTTCTATCGCTGGTTCCCCAGCAAGTCGCACCGCGCGGGTTTCTACTTCAAAGCCGAAAAGATGCTGTCCAATGCAGGCTGGCAGCGTCGCGATTCCGAGACCCCACGCGAATACATCAACCAAGTGATCGCCGACTGTAAGAGCCGTGACGTCGGCGCCGACATGATGCCGGCACTGACGCAGTTGATCGATTGGTATTACCAGATTCGATTCGGCGGTAAGACGTTGGCTCCGGCTCAGCAGGAAGCCATCGGCGACCATCTGCACGCCATTGAGGTGCAGACGATCGCATTACGCAGGGCGAAAAAGCCTAAACGTTAA
- a CDS encoding DUF58 domain-containing protein, giving the protein MFSWFRFRGVSVPQEGVYYFLVFIFILAGAIVRSGIQLLMILACMLLGPLLFNLWVVTSSLRNLNFSRRVPSLLSCDETFFVELTAKNSSRYTTYAVVIEDQLFQVEGYEPEPPQDVEVFFAKISNKDEAMISYKAVIRKRGKYQLGPLSATTAFPLGLMRSTRTDTVVSTIVVMPRLGAMLPPWRRLVQQEKSGFASSRRQHGLLEGDFYGLREWRSGDPKQWIHWRSSAKQGELVVRQFEKQNQQDFVLVIDAWIPDEPSAEDKQRAERIISMAATAIRELAVVGGCQLQLVTCGEGSETTIGNVSQAFVAQAMHDLAILVPTSEHPIGETIAGCLRTSRPGARIILLTTRKSDLSDTDQFAAVWNDAKLRSELGRIKTVSAGRGEDAMYFHLPEQSKAKILEESP; this is encoded by the coding sequence ATGTTCTCGTGGTTTCGTTTTCGAGGTGTCTCCGTTCCTCAAGAGGGAGTTTACTACTTCCTCGTCTTTATTTTCATTCTCGCCGGTGCGATCGTTCGTAGCGGTATCCAACTGCTGATGATCCTGGCGTGCATGCTGTTGGGACCCTTGCTGTTTAATCTATGGGTGGTGACCAGCAGTCTGAGGAATTTGAATTTCAGTCGCCGAGTGCCATCCCTTCTCTCCTGCGACGAAACCTTCTTTGTTGAGCTGACCGCGAAGAACTCAAGTCGTTACACCACGTACGCGGTTGTGATCGAAGACCAACTGTTTCAGGTCGAAGGCTACGAACCGGAACCGCCGCAAGATGTGGAAGTCTTCTTTGCCAAGATCAGCAACAAAGACGAAGCGATGATCTCGTATAAGGCGGTGATTCGCAAACGAGGAAAGTACCAACTCGGTCCCCTCTCGGCGACAACCGCATTCCCGCTGGGGCTGATGCGGAGCACGCGAACCGACACGGTTGTTTCGACCATCGTCGTCATGCCGCGGCTAGGTGCGATGTTGCCTCCATGGCGTCGACTGGTTCAGCAAGAGAAGTCGGGCTTTGCGTCTTCCCGTCGGCAGCATGGTCTGTTGGAAGGGGACTTCTACGGGCTGCGTGAATGGCGTTCCGGTGATCCCAAACAGTGGATTCACTGGCGAAGCAGTGCCAAGCAAGGCGAACTGGTCGTTCGCCAGTTTGAAAAACAGAACCAGCAAGACTTCGTCCTGGTGATTGACGCCTGGATCCCGGACGAACCTTCTGCTGAAGATAAACAGCGTGCCGAACGTATCATTAGCATGGCCGCCACGGCGATTCGCGAACTAGCGGTGGTCGGTGGATGCCAACTCCAACTGGTGACCTGTGGCGAAGGAAGTGAAACGACCATCGGCAATGTATCCCAGGCATTCGTCGCTCAAGCCATGCATGATTTGGCAATTCTCGTTCCGACCAGCGAGCATCCGATTGGCGAAACAATCGCGGGTTGCTTGAGAACGTCTCGGCCAGGCGCTAGAATCATTTTGTTGACGACGCGGAAGTCCGATCTTTCCGATACCGACCAGTTTGCGGCGGTTTGGAACGATGCCAAGCTTCGCAGCGAGCTTGGCCGCATCAAGACAGTGTCGGCCGGTCGAGGTGAAGACGCCATGTACTTCCACCTTCCCGAGCAAAGTAAGGCGAAGATTTTGGAGGAATCCCCGTGA
- a CDS encoding MoxR family ATPase codes for MPAELLSLVSELESNINQVVVGKPEVVRRCLVALLAGEHILLEDVPGVGKTLVGKALARSLSGHFCRLQFTPDLLPSDIVGSNIFNSKTNEFVYHPGPIFSNVVIADEINRSSPRTQSALLEAMSDRQVSVDGETHNLPRPFMVIATQNPFEFEGTYPLPESQLDRFLMRISMGYPDRAAERTILESHRTGEPVEELSPVVTCEQIVQLQESVRKIEVSESVSEYLLDIIDGTRTSDDLQVGASTRAGLSLFRAAQSHALLDGRDYVTPDDVKHLAVSVLAHRVIPKGFLHAGQREAVESMVKRIVDDISVPV; via the coding sequence ATGCCAGCCGAGCTCTTAAGTCTCGTATCCGAGTTGGAATCGAATATCAATCAGGTTGTGGTGGGGAAACCCGAAGTCGTCCGGAGGTGCCTTGTCGCCTTGCTCGCCGGCGAACACATCTTGCTGGAAGACGTCCCAGGCGTGGGTAAAACGCTGGTAGGTAAGGCCTTGGCTCGTAGTCTTTCGGGTCATTTCTGCCGTCTGCAGTTCACGCCGGACTTGTTGCCCAGCGACATTGTCGGCTCGAATATCTTCAACTCGAAGACCAACGAGTTCGTTTATCACCCTGGTCCGATCTTTTCGAACGTGGTGATTGCCGACGAAATCAACCGCTCGTCGCCGCGAACCCAGAGTGCCTTGCTGGAAGCGATGAGCGATCGCCAGGTTTCGGTCGACGGTGAAACGCACAATCTGCCGCGACCCTTCATGGTGATCGCCACGCAGAACCCGTTTGAGTTCGAGGGCACTTATCCGCTGCCGGAAAGCCAACTCGACCGATTCCTCATGCGGATCTCGATGGGCTATCCCGACCGGGCCGCGGAACGCACGATTCTCGAATCGCATCGTACCGGTGAACCGGTTGAAGAACTGTCGCCGGTCGTCACCTGTGAACAGATCGTGCAACTGCAGGAATCCGTTCGCAAGATCGAAGTCAGCGAATCGGTCAGCGAGTACCTGCTGGACATCATCGACGGTACCCGAACCAGCGATGACTTGCAGGTCGGGGCAAGTACCCGCGCCGGTCTTAGCTTGTTCCGCGCCGCTCAAAGCCACGCGTTGCTCGACGGCCGCGACTACGTGACGCCCGACGATGTGAAACACCTGGCCGTGTCGGTGTTGGCTCACCGCGTGATTCCAAAGGGCTTCCTCCACGCTGGCCAGCGTGAGGCGGTCGAGTCGATGGTTAAACGCATCGTCGACGATATCTCGGTTCCTGTGTAA
- the ychF gene encoding redox-regulated ATPase YchF: MEAGIVGLPNVGKSTLFNALTAAGIASENYPFCTIEPNVGIVSVPDPRLDIIQSHIKTQKVIPAILRLVDIAGIVRGASEGEGLGNKFLSHIREVDAIIHVVRCFQEPNVVHVDGSVDPIRDIDTIDTELMLADLQTVESARDKAARTARSGDKDAKAKVEILNQCHALLADGKPLRSAEWHDPEMANIVKNYGLLTAKSVLYLANVDEDNLNGEGEIVERVRARAAEEGGEVVPVCAKIESELSELEDEDRREMLESVGLAEPALAVVARATYKLLGLQSYFTAGEKEVRAWTIPIGATAPQAAGVIHSDFERGFIRAEVYSLADLEALKSEKAIREAGKLRVEGKGYVMHDGDICHFLFNV, encoded by the coding sequence ATGGAAGCCGGAATCGTCGGCCTGCCGAATGTCGGTAAATCGACCCTATTCAACGCTTTAACTGCCGCCGGCATCGCCAGCGAAAACTACCCCTTCTGCACCATCGAGCCCAATGTGGGGATCGTTTCGGTGCCGGACCCCCGTCTGGATATCATCCAGTCCCATATCAAAACCCAGAAAGTGATTCCGGCCATTTTGCGGCTGGTCGACATTGCTGGGATTGTCCGGGGTGCCTCGGAGGGGGAAGGTCTGGGCAACAAGTTCCTGTCCCACATCCGCGAAGTCGATGCCATCATTCACGTGGTCCGCTGCTTCCAGGAACCAAACGTGGTGCACGTCGACGGTAGCGTCGATCCGATTCGCGATATCGACACCATCGATACCGAACTGATGCTGGCAGACCTTCAAACGGTCGAGTCGGCTCGCGACAAGGCGGCTCGCACGGCTCGCTCAGGCGACAAAGATGCCAAGGCCAAGGTCGAGATCTTGAACCAGTGCCACGCCCTGCTCGCCGATGGCAAACCGCTCCGTTCGGCCGAATGGCACGATCCCGAGATGGCCAACATCGTCAAGAATTATGGGCTGTTGACCGCCAAGAGCGTGCTTTACCTGGCCAACGTCGACGAAGACAACCTGAATGGTGAAGGCGAGATCGTCGAACGCGTTCGAGCCCGAGCTGCCGAAGAAGGTGGCGAAGTGGTGCCGGTGTGCGCCAAGATCGAATCGGAACTGAGCGAACTCGAAGACGAAGATCGCCGTGAGATGCTGGAAAGCGTCGGCCTGGCAGAACCAGCGTTGGCCGTGGTCGCTCGGGCAACCTACAAGCTGCTCGGCCTGCAAAGCTACTTCACCGCTGGTGAGAAAGAAGTTCGTGCTTGGACGATCCCAATCGGAGCGACCGCCCCACAAGCGGCTGGCGTGATTCACTCCGACTTTGAACGGGGATTCATCCGGGCTGAAGTCTATTCGCTCGCCGACCTGGAAGCCCTGAAGAGCGAAAAGGCAATTCGCGAAGCGGGCAAGCTCCGCGTCGAAGGCAAAGGCTATGTCATGCACGACGGCGACATTTGCCACTTCCTGTTTAACGTTTAG
- a CDS encoding GNAT family N-acetyltransferase, with the protein MAKVIEVNRIEDLRAYDYHWDRLVQQTPNATFFQTLPWLQTYWQFFGFGKKLRVLLIQIHGRIEGILPLVEQPETTKAGRVTVLTYPLDGWGPFFGPIGSEPTATLYLAMQYLSVIPRTWDMLDLRWIDPRADRGRASNAMRCHGLASMTLPWNPTYVIQLPETFDQYLATRSPKFRASIRRTLRRMDEENVVAARYRPEQQPGNPIVPDEKLYDTCVALARASWQGGSTTGTTISHDSTAAYFRECFFQASKLGMIDLTTLRHENRLIAFSYNFHHQGNVLGLRMGYQGDCKRLSPGTMMMAYQIRDSIERGDTLLDLGPEHAEIKARWINQTLPSQRVCHYSSASLLATILRLGHWWKYRTVAG; encoded by the coding sequence ATGGCGAAAGTGATCGAAGTCAATCGTATCGAGGATCTGCGGGCCTATGACTACCATTGGGATCGCCTTGTCCAGCAAACGCCCAACGCCACGTTCTTTCAAACCCTTCCATGGCTGCAAACTTACTGGCAATTCTTCGGATTTGGAAAGAAATTGCGGGTTTTGCTGATCCAGATTCATGGCCGGATCGAAGGTATTCTGCCGCTGGTGGAACAACCAGAGACCACCAAAGCAGGTCGCGTGACGGTGTTGACCTATCCGCTGGATGGCTGGGGACCGTTCTTCGGCCCGATCGGCAGCGAACCGACTGCGACTCTTTATCTGGCGATGCAGTACCTGTCGGTAATCCCAAGGACTTGGGACATGCTCGATTTGCGCTGGATCGATCCCCGTGCCGATCGTGGTCGGGCCAGCAACGCGATGCGGTGCCATGGTCTGGCGTCGATGACTTTGCCGTGGAATCCTACCTACGTGATCCAGCTACCAGAGACCTTCGACCAATACCTCGCAACACGAAGTCCCAAGTTCCGGGCGTCCATTCGCCGAACACTCCGTCGCATGGACGAAGAAAACGTCGTGGCGGCAAGGTATCGTCCAGAACAACAGCCAGGCAATCCGATCGTCCCAGACGAAAAGCTTTACGACACCTGCGTTGCCCTCGCGCGAGCTTCCTGGCAGGGAGGTTCAACGACGGGCACGACCATTTCCCACGACTCAACCGCCGCATACTTCCGCGAATGCTTCTTTCAGGCATCCAAGCTCGGCATGATCGACCTGACGACGCTGCGACACGAGAATCGCCTGATCGCCTTCAGCTACAACTTCCATCATCAAGGGAATGTGCTGGGTCTGCGAATGGGTTACCAGGGAGATTGCAAGCGGTTGAGTCCTGGCACGATGATGATGGCGTATCAGATTCGTGACTCGATCGAGCGTGGAGATACGCTGCTGGATCTGGGACCAGAACATGCAGAGATCAAGGCTCGCTGGATCAATCAGACATTACCGTCTCAGCGAGTGTGCCATTATTCTTCGGCATCGCTGCTGGCTACGATTCTGCGACTGGGCCACTGGTGGAAATATCGCACCGTGGCCGGCTAG
- a CDS encoding prepilin-type N-terminal cleavage/methylation domain-containing protein gives MARQFANRRTRPAFTLVELLVVLAVLSMMASLVLVGLASAAEQAKAARTRSQIQRIHELLMTRWDDYKYRRVEANKTGNMRVRQAARLNKIRELMRIEMPDRKSDVADGPVSLDSVPGLQFRYQRVAMARTNTSTFTAADAAWSSANENAECLYLILESIQDGETNGLDFFKESEIGDTDGDGMFEILDGWGNPIIFLRWPFGYPIIEPTGVRRDALSSLNDLSAPDPFDPLGVLGGKTTVTTTPLVYEHPIIFPLIFSAGPDGLYNIRTSPSTTYQASLTTPPNNPYFEDTSFSPATRMGMILDDSGDELDNITNHQLVVGGNE, from the coding sequence ATGGCACGACAATTTGCGAATCGCCGGACTCGGCCTGCCTTCACCCTGGTGGAGTTGCTGGTCGTGTTGGCGGTGCTCTCGATGATGGCCAGCCTGGTTTTGGTTGGCCTGGCGTCGGCCGCGGAACAAGCGAAAGCTGCCCGCACGCGAAGTCAGATCCAGCGAATCCACGAACTGCTGATGACTCGGTGGGACGACTACAAGTACCGCCGCGTGGAAGCGAACAAAACGGGTAATATGCGGGTGCGTCAAGCGGCACGGCTCAACAAGATTCGTGAACTGATGCGAATCGAGATGCCGGATCGTAAGTCTGACGTCGCCGATGGACCTGTCTCGCTCGATAGCGTGCCTGGTTTGCAGTTCCGCTATCAACGTGTGGCGATGGCTCGCACAAACACCAGTACCTTCACAGCGGCGGACGCAGCATGGTCCTCTGCGAATGAGAACGCCGAGTGTTTGTACCTGATTCTGGAATCAATCCAGGATGGCGAAACCAACGGCCTCGACTTTTTCAAAGAGTCGGAAATCGGCGATACCGATGGCGATGGTATGTTCGAGATCCTGGATGGTTGGGGGAACCCGATCATCTTCCTGCGGTGGCCCTTTGGTTACCCGATCATTGAACCAACCGGTGTTCGACGCGACGCCCTTAGCAGTTTGAACGATCTTTCCGCTCCAGACCCGTTCGATCCGCTCGGAGTCTTGGGTGGCAAAACGACCGTGACGACAACGCCACTGGTTTACGAACATCCGATCATTTTCCCGCTGATTTTCTCGGCAGGACCCGACGGGCTGTACAACATTCGTACCTCACCCTCGACGACCTACCAGGCGTCTTTGACAACTCCGCCCAACAATCCTTACTTCGAGGACACCTCGTTCTCGCCAGCGACTCGGATGGGCATGATTCTGGATGACTCTGGCGACGAGCTCGATAACATCACCAATCATCAGCTCGTGGTAGGAGGTAATGAGTAA